A part of Larkinella insperata genomic DNA contains:
- a CDS encoding M28 family metallopeptidase codes for MKTFLTLTSLLLGLTPSFAQDQSGIPAEARAAAQSVKPEAIKAHMRFLADDAMEGRKPGTRGYRLAANYVISQFEALGLQPAGDEKTYWQKVPLRQWRVQEEGSSLAFIGKNGQEQPLTFGKNYTLSPVYGDEISEITAPVVFVGFGVTAPDLNYDDYKNVDVKGKIVAYFNGAPAAFPSNQRAYHGSAKLENAAAHGAVGVISFSLPTDVRNRMEASSGRVRQGTYRWLGKDGKPQRVFPELKGVASLGDSTARTVLAQSGRSLADIIAAANKSIPQAFPLNFSVRMKTETRSGGDITGYNVVGVLPGTDPVLKNEYVVYASHLDHLGIGRPVKGDSIFNGAHDNASGVAINLEAARMYASLPTKPKRSILFVGVTAEEMGLLGSDYFASNPTVPKENIVANLCLDMPFFFHSLIDIVPYGSEHSSMAKEVNTVAKYLGVKVAKDPIPEQVVFMRSDHFSFVRQGIPAIYIKSGTETGNPQLNGLKLNLDWRATIYHSPQDEIDQPFDFNAAAKHAQLQFLIGYLTAQNPKRPTWNPGDFFGTKFGSQQTVKSPGDTGK; via the coding sequence ATGAAAACCTTTTTAACCCTTACCAGTCTGCTCCTTGGCCTGACCCCGTCTTTCGCTCAGGATCAATCCGGAATTCCAGCCGAAGCCCGCGCGGCCGCCCAGTCCGTAAAGCCGGAAGCGATTAAAGCCCACATGCGCTTTCTGGCCGACGATGCCATGGAAGGCCGCAAACCGGGTACGCGGGGCTATCGGCTGGCGGCCAATTATGTGATCTCCCAATTTGAAGCCCTGGGCCTGCAACCGGCGGGCGACGAGAAGACGTACTGGCAGAAAGTACCGCTGCGCCAGTGGCGGGTGCAGGAGGAAGGCAGTTCGCTGGCGTTCATCGGGAAAAATGGCCAGGAACAACCGTTGACGTTCGGGAAGAATTATACGCTCAGCCCGGTTTACGGGGATGAAATAAGCGAAATAACCGCGCCGGTTGTTTTCGTCGGTTTTGGCGTGACGGCCCCCGATCTGAATTACGATGATTACAAAAATGTGGATGTTAAGGGCAAAATCGTCGCGTATTTCAACGGCGCTCCGGCGGCTTTCCCGTCCAACCAGCGGGCCTACCACGGCTCGGCCAAGCTCGAGAACGCAGCGGCCCACGGTGCGGTTGGCGTGATCTCGTTTAGCCTGCCCACCGACGTTCGCAACCGCATGGAAGCCTCATCGGGCCGGGTGCGGCAGGGTACTTACCGCTGGCTGGGCAAAGATGGCAAGCCGCAGCGGGTTTTCCCGGAACTGAAGGGAGTAGCCTCCCTGGGCGATTCAACGGCCCGGACGGTTCTTGCCCAATCCGGCCGCTCGCTGGCCGACATCATCGCAGCTGCCAACAAGAGCATCCCGCAGGCGTTTCCGCTCAACTTTTCGGTTCGGATGAAAACCGAAACCCGTTCCGGGGGGGATATCACGGGTTATAACGTAGTAGGTGTGCTGCCCGGAACCGACCCGGTGCTCAAAAATGAATACGTGGTTTACGCGTCCCATCTTGACCACCTCGGCATCGGTCGGCCCGTGAAAGGAGATTCGATTTTTAACGGGGCGCACGACAACGCATCGGGCGTGGCCATCAACCTGGAAGCGGCCCGGATGTATGCCTCGCTGCCGACCAAACCCAAACGTTCGATTTTGTTTGTGGGCGTCACAGCGGAGGAAATGGGCCTGCTGGGCTCCGATTACTTTGCCAGCAACCCGACGGTTCCAAAAGAAAACATTGTAGCCAATCTGTGTCTGGACATGCCGTTTTTTTTCCACTCCCTGATAGACATTGTCCCTTACGGTTCGGAGCATTCCAGCATGGCGAAGGAAGTCAATACCGTGGCGAAGTACCTGGGTGTCAAGGTGGCCAAAGATCCCATTCCGGAGCAGGTGGTGTTCATGCGCAGCGACCATTTCAGTTTTGTCCGGCAGGGGATTCCGGCAATTTACATCAAAAGCGGTACCGAAACCGGCAATCCGCAGCTCAATGGCCTGAAACTCAACCTCGACTGGCGGGCCACCATCTACCACTCTCCGCAGGATGAAATTGATCAACCGTTCGATTTCAACGCGGCTGCCAAACACGCCCAGCTTCAGTTCCTGATCGGTTACCTGACGGCCCAGAACCCGAAGCGGCCCACCTGGAATCCGGGCGATTTCTT